The following nucleotide sequence is from Myxococcus guangdongensis.
GTGGTCGTCTTCGTCACCGCGTGGCAGCAGCACGCCGTGCGGGCCTTCGAGGCCCAGGCGTTGGACTTCCTGCTCAAGCCCTATGACAAGGAGCGCTTCCGCGCCGCGCTCGCCCGCGCGCGCCAGCAGGTGCGCCTGGTGCGTCGGGGCGAGGCGGTGGCGCGCCAGGAGGCGCTCCTGTCCGGGCTCGCGTTGTCGGAGGCGCCGCTGCGGCGGCTGCCCGTCAAGGTGGACGGGCGCATCCGCTTCGTCGAGTGCTCCGCCATCTCCCACGTCGAGTCCGAGGCCAACTACGTGCGCGTGCACGTGGGCGGAGCGCAACACGTGCTGCGCGAGACGCTGACGCACCTGGAGGAGCGCCTGGACACGCGGCGCTTCCTGCGCGTGCACCGCTCCGTGCTCGTGAACCTGGACCAGGTGCGCGAGGCGGAGCCGCTGTCCCAGGGCGAATACCTGCTGGTGCTCGGCTCGAGCGGCACCGCCGTGCGCACCGGCCGCAGTCACCGCGCGCGCGTCGAGGCCGCGCTGGGCCTGGGCGGCGACAGCACCCGCTGACGTCGCCGTCCCCGACAGCGCGCCATCCATCCCGCGCCCCCCTCGCTTCATCCCCGCTTCCCGGACAGGCGAGCGGGCACCGCGTACCTCTCAGCCCATGGCGAGAGCGAGCCCGACTCCTCCCGCCACACCCGAGAGGAGCCCACCATGTCGTCGTCCCGTCGCATCCCCACGCTGCTCGCGGCGCTCGCGCTGTCCGTCGCGACGTCCGCCTCCGCCTCCGCGCCTGTCACGCCGGAGGTGCTCGCCCCCGGCTTCATCTCGCTGCCCGAGCAGGAGGAGTGGCGCATCGCCTTCACGCCGGACGGCCGCACCGCGTTCTGGGGCGTGAGCGCGGGCTTCTTCCCCGAGACGCGTCAGGCCACCATCGTCTTCTCCGAGTGGCGCAACGGCCGCTGGACGCAGCCCCGCCCGGCGCCCTTCTCCGGCGTGCACTCGGACATCGACCCGTTCGTCTCCCCCGACGGGCGCCGCCTCTTCTTCTCCTCCATCCGCCCCGTCCACGGCCAGCCGCGCG
It contains:
- a CDS encoding LytR/AlgR family response regulator transcription factor, translating into MEPSVLRVALADDEPLARSRLRALLAAEPHVELVSEAASGAEAVRGVLQSSPDVLLLDVEMPAGDGFEVLRALPPESLPVVVFVTAWQQHAVRAFEAQALDFLLKPYDKERFRAALARARQQVRLVRRGEAVARQEALLSGLALSEAPLRRLPVKVDGRIRFVECSAISHVESEANYVRVHVGGAQHVLRETLTHLEERLDTRRFLRVHRSVLVNLDQVREAEPLSQGEYLLVLGSSGTAVRTGRSHRARVEAALGLGGDSTR